In Candidatus Cohnella colombiensis, one DNA window encodes the following:
- a CDS encoding COX15/CtaA family protein → MTEPKYRLLTLLTCIGMFLVLIAGVLVTNTGSEAGCGTDWPLCNGKFVPAYTLESMVEYTHRAISGIVGLLAGATFLVTRFWKPARTKEHMLYADGTLLFTVLQAILGAMAVVWKQSSLVLALHFGISLIAFTCTWLLYSTVRRKHKESLSLQSNSNHITSKVLSIPKGLFRLIVALLVYCYFVIYLGAYIRHTASAGACEGWPLCNGAIIPEFEGTVGVAFAHRIAALLMLVLVVILNLYIRKTVGKGSELAKLAVTANWLVFLQVLSGGLLTFTLGNENIYVFTGLLHTLLITALFSMLTLLAIRTKQLSR, encoded by the coding sequence ATGACTGAACCGAAATACCGACTTTTAACTTTACTGACATGTATCGGGATGTTTCTAGTATTGATCGCAGGCGTTCTCGTTACAAATACAGGCTCAGAGGCGGGCTGTGGAACAGACTGGCCCCTATGCAATGGTAAGTTCGTACCTGCGTATACGTTAGAATCAATGGTTGAATATACACATCGCGCGATAAGTGGAATTGTGGGACTGCTTGCCGGGGCAACATTTCTTGTCACTCGCTTTTGGAAACCTGCACGCACGAAAGAGCATATGCTTTATGCAGATGGAACATTGTTATTTACTGTTTTACAAGCTATTTTAGGTGCAATGGCAGTCGTATGGAAGCAATCTAGTCTCGTACTTGCACTTCATTTTGGGATATCGCTAATTGCCTTTACATGCACTTGGTTGCTCTATTCTACAGTCCGTCGTAAACACAAAGAATCATTATCACTACAGTCTAACAGCAATCATATTACATCAAAAGTATTGTCGATCCCAAAAGGATTGTTTCGGTTGATCGTCGCGTTACTTGTTTATTGCTACTTCGTTATCTACTTAGGCGCTTATATTCGTCATACCGCATCGGCTGGGGCATGCGAAGGCTGGCCACTATGTAATGGTGCTATCATTCCTGAATTTGAAGGAACGGTTGGTGTAGCATTCGCACATCGTATAGCTGCACTTCTTATGCTAGTTTTAGTTGTAATTTTAAATCTCTATATTCGCAAGACGGTAGGTAAAGGTTCGGAGTTGGCAAAGCTTGCTGTAACTGCGAATTGGCTCGTGTTCCTGCAAGTCCTAAGTGGTGGGCTACTAACGTTTACTTTAGGGAATGAGAATATCTACGTGTTTACAGGACTGCTGCATACGCTATTAATTACTGCACTGTTTAGCATGCTTACATTACTCGCAATTCGAACGAAGCAATTATCACGATAA
- a CDS encoding thioredoxin family protein: MRKITKEADFREAIAGEGLTVAVFKTTWCGDCHFMDPFIGEVEASYSDRLTMVEIDRDELPDLCSELNILGIPSFIAFKQGNELVRFVSKLRKTRAEIEQFLDRAVAVSAEV; this comes from the coding sequence ATGCGTAAAATAACAAAAGAAGCAGATTTCCGCGAAGCGATCGCAGGCGAAGGATTGACCGTGGCGGTATTTAAGACGACCTGGTGTGGCGATTGCCACTTTATGGATCCATTCATAGGAGAAGTTGAAGCGTCATATTCGGATCGTCTCACTATGGTGGAGATTGACCGTGATGAGCTGCCGGACTTGTGTAGCGAGCTTAATATACTAGGAATTCCTAGCTTCATCGCATTCAAGCAAGGAAATGAACTTGTTCGTTTTGTTAGCAAGCTTCGCAAAACGCGGGCAGAGATTGAACAGTTTCTTGATCGTGCAGTTGCAGTATCGGCAGAGGTTTAA